CCCTGCGCTGCGGCACCAATTAACCTCGACTGAAAAGGGCGATGTCTGCCATGCACCCAACCTATTCCCCAATATGCTTCCGCCGGGTTCTCTGCCCAGATTCCAGGAGATCCATTGTGATCATAAGTAATTCGACACGTTGTCATAGCGCTTAACAGCCTGTTGAAAGAACGCGACAGGGGCCGCAATTGGTTTTACCCTCGTGCCGTAATATTTATCGTTTTCCACAACTTAAGCCAGCATTCTTTGGGCAGGCGCGACAAGAGTTTTGCAAGGAACTGCTTGCCCGCGTGCTTTTCATTCCCTGCTTTAAGTCTTCCAAGGCTCCAACGGCAATAGGGGACCTCGGCGATACCTCTTCACAAAGCCAGCCCATGGTCCAACCGGACAATCAACATCAAGACCACTTAGTTTAGGGCTCGAACAATACAAAAACGGCCGAGATCTAAGATCGCTAAGACCAGCTAGCTTCACTGACTCCTCCAAGACGTTAAGTATCGCCAAATTCATTCTGACCCGCTCTCAGCCGTCATTCGTAACTGGGCCCTTTAAGATTTCAACAGGCGCTCAGCCTCAGAGCGTCCGTTAAGCCCAGCCTCGACCGGTTCAACCCATAAATGGCTCCAATATTCTGGCTGAAAGCTGGCAGAATGCTAGAATAGCCCCCCGATTTTAGATAGGATTTACTCAAGAATGTGTCGCGGAATTAAGACGTAGAAGTGACATTCACGAACCGAACTTAGGATCGATGGACTCGAATCAACCCCAAAGCCCAAATACGGGCAAGGTCGCAACGGCCGGAGCCCTACCTGGGAAGCCCGTCGCCCCTGGGGTTAAGCCTGCACCCACCGAGGACCCATTGGTCGGACGTGTCTTTAACGGGCGCTACCAAGTTACAGAACGAGTCGCCCGAGGCGGCATGGGAAAAGTCTACAAGGCGATCCAGGACCCACTCGACCGAATCGTCGCACTCAAAGTTTTGGACCCAACCTTTACCGGCGAAATAGAGCACGACTTTCACCAACGCTTTTTTCTAGAAGCCTCAATTTGCGCACGATTAAGTCATCCTAATACCGTCACCATTTTTGACTACGGCCAAACCGAAGACAACATTTACTACATTGTGATGGAGTTCTTAGAAGGCCGGACCCTGCATCAAGAAATGAAAGACCGTCCGGTACTCTCACCGCCTCGGGCCATTCACGTTGCGGCTCAAGTTGCTCGCTCCGTTCGCGAAGCCCATGCGCTTGGTGTCGTTCATAGAGATCTGAAGCCGGCGAATATTTTCCTGATAGAACATCCCGATGAAGCCGACTTCGTCAAAGTCCTAGATTTCGGTCTCGTTAAAAACGTTCTTGAAGACCAAAGTGGATTTACCAAAACGGGAATCTTCATGGGCTCACCTGGCTACATGGCCCCCGAACAGATTCGCGGTCATGCCCTCGATGAGCGCGCCGACGTCTATGCCTTAGGTGCTATCCTTTACGAGATGCTCACTGGCCGGCCACCGTTTGTTCGTGAAAGCGCAATGGATACTATCCTTGCGCACCTCAACGACGAGATTCCCCGCTTCAAGTCCGTCAACCAAAGCATGGATGCTCCCAAGGTTCTCGAACAGGTTGTTCGTAAATGCCTGGCCAAAGACCGCAACGATAGATTCGACAATATGGATACCATGGTTCGGGCGCTAAAAATGATCGCGCGCCAAACGGGCATGAATCTGTATCTCAATTCAGATAGCTCCGCGAACCGCTCCTGGTCGGGCAATGTCCCCGCCCCGCTTCCACCGCCGGCACCACCACCTTCTATTTCAGGACCAATTCCAAACAATCCTGATGCAAATGATGTCTCGGATGGTCGTACCGTTGCCCTCAGCGGTGAAGACCTCATTATTTCCGGCGATCAGAGCAGCGATTATCAACTCGATAACGTTTCTGGAGATTCTGGCAGTCGAAGCATGGTGATGGGCGCCATTGCGGCCGCAACAGTCATCATTGGAGCAGTCATGCTCTACTGGTTCACATTACCCGAGATTGAAATGGGTGAGACCAGACCCATTGAAACCGAAGCCACACAAAAAGCTCAAGCCGCTCCCGATAAAGCCGATGCCGTACCGGCGGATCGCGATATCAATGAAGACCTTCCCGACACACCACCAACACTTTCTTTAATCCTGCGTTCAAGACCAAGCGGAGCTGGCGTCTTTCTGGATTCTACAGAAATCTGTGAGGCTACCCCTTGTCGCCTTTCATGGGAAGGCAAGGACGCAGAACCCGGACGCGTGCTAACACTTAAGTTTAGCCTCGACGGCTACCGAGACCGAGTCGCAACGCGCGAGGTAGATGGCGACGAGCTCGTCGTGAGCACTCAACTGACCAAAGTTCGAGTCACTCGCCGTCCCAAAAAGATTCGCAAACAAGACAAATCGAAATCTAATGTAGACGACGAACCAAAAAGAAAACCGAATATGGGTAACTACAAAGAAAACCCGTACTGACCCATTTACCCAAGGAACGCCATCGTGAAAAATAATCGCGTTGTTCTGCTAGGCTTATGGTTGCTCTGCCTCGTGCTTCCAAGCATCGCTTTAGCCGATGTTCGAAGTGAGGCCCGGCGCCATTTCAGAGGCGGCATGGATCTCATTGCACAAGGTCAACTTGATGCCGGTGCAGCCGAACTCGAG
This genomic stretch from Deltaproteobacteria bacterium harbors:
- a CDS encoding serine/threonine protein kinase, with the protein product MDSNQPQSPNTGKVATAGALPGKPVAPGVKPAPTEDPLVGRVFNGRYQVTERVARGGMGKVYKAIQDPLDRIVALKVLDPTFTGEIEHDFHQRFFLEASICARLSHPNTVTIFDYGQTEDNIYYIVMEFLEGRTLHQEMKDRPVLSPPRAIHVAAQVARSVREAHALGVVHRDLKPANIFLIEHPDEADFVKVLDFGLVKNVLEDQSGFTKTGIFMGSPGYMAPEQIRGHALDERADVYALGAILYEMLTGRPPFVRESAMDTILAHLNDEIPRFKSVNQSMDAPKVLEQVVRKCLAKDRNDRFDNMDTMVRALKMIARQTGMNLYLNSDSSANRSWSGNVPAPLPPPAPPPSISGPIPNNPDANDVSDGRTVALSGEDLIISGDQSSDYQLDNVSGDSGSRSMVMGAIAAATVIIGAVMLYWFTLPEIEMGETRPIETEATQKAQAAPDKADAVPADRDINEDLPDTPPTLSLILRSRPSGAGVFLDSTEICEATPCRLSWEGKDAEPGRVLTLKFSLDGYRDRVATREVDGDELVVSTQLTKVRVTRRPKKIRKQDKSKSNVDDEPKRKPNMGNYKENPY